In a genomic window of Paracoccaceae bacterium:
- a CDS encoding aromatic/alkene monooxygenase hydroxylase subunit beta codes for MVATSSSVGSGAAGAAQFVGSTSRKYNYFTPRGKRATHYEDVTVDVQPDPERYLIQNWIIEFEGGKGGGAYQKDYTAARSSNWHAFRAPDQEWERTHYQRQSRIETMVQSVIQNARKAGAPATFDKAWTTILQKHLGAWKHAEFGLGTSLMQAQRYGYTQMINNATLTNSSYKQRLAQDITLYLAEIGMDIEGWNDDLGKQAWLEDPIWQPTREAIETIMGCEDYLEQYFAINIVFEPLVGELIRSGFFMQVAAANNDFITPPVISAAEADFERNLANTVDLVYLLANDEEFGTQNRKLFTAWLNKHRDLADKAAAALQPIWSQPHSKPVSFEDVKAVSHERLSHIIDELGIG; via the coding sequence ATGGTAGCAACATCAAGCTCAGTGGGATCCGGTGCGGCAGGGGCCGCACAGTTCGTCGGATCGACAAGCCGCAAATACAACTACTTCACCCCACGCGGCAAAAGGGCAACGCATTACGAGGATGTCACAGTTGACGTCCAGCCCGATCCCGAACGCTATCTGATACAGAACTGGATCATCGAGTTTGAGGGCGGCAAAGGTGGCGGCGCCTATCAAAAGGACTACACCGCCGCACGGTCGAGCAATTGGCACGCCTTTCGCGCGCCTGATCAGGAGTGGGAGCGCACACACTACCAGCGCCAGTCCAGGATCGAGACCATGGTGCAGAGCGTTATTCAGAACGCCCGCAAAGCCGGCGCGCCGGCCACTTTTGACAAGGCGTGGACGACGATCCTGCAAAAACATCTGGGTGCATGGAAACATGCCGAATTTGGCCTTGGCACCTCGCTGATGCAGGCGCAGCGCTATGGCTACACGCAGATGATCAATAATGCGACGCTGACCAATTCATCCTACAAGCAGCGTCTTGCGCAGGACATCACGCTGTATCTGGCCGAGATCGGCATGGATATCGAGGGCTGGAATGACGATCTGGGCAAGCAGGCCTGGCTGGAAGATCCGATCTGGCAACCGACACGCGAAGCCATCGAGACGATCATGGGCTGTGAGGATTACCTGGAACAGTACTTTGCGATCAATATCGTTTTCGAACCGCTGGTGGGCGAATTGATCCGTTCGGGTTTCTTCATGCAGGTCGCTGCGGCCAATAATGACTTTATCACGCCGCCGGTGATCTCCGCTGCGGAGGCCGATTTCGAGCGTAATCTCGCGAACACTGTCGATCTGGTCTACTTGCTGGCCAATGACGAAGAGTTTGGAACACAAAACCGCAAGCTCTTCACGGCCTGGCTGAACAAGCATCGCGATCTGGCCGACAAGGCCGCCGCAGCATTGCAGCCGATCTGGTCACAACCCCATTCCAAGCCGGTCTCTTTTGAGGATGTCAAAGCCGTGTCGCACGAGCGGCTCAGCCACATCATCGATGAGCTGGGTATCGGATAA
- a CDS encoding aromatic/alkene/methane monooxygenase hydroxylase/oxygenase subunit alpha, with protein sequence MTLTLNKITSQRGISVGEATKKIADLGWNPSYVQEASTFPTDYKITKAPRDPMKQVLRSYFPMEEEKDNRVYGALDAALRGDMFRNVEPRWIEWMKLFLAIIPFPEISAARSMAMVARLAPGEELRTGFTMQMVDEFRHSTIQMNLKKWYMENYIDPAGFDITEEAFGKCYATTIGRQFGEGFITGDTMTAACMYLTVVAETAFTNTLFVAMPSEAARNGDYALPTVFLSVQSDESRHIGNGHSLLMAALKEPENHLLLERDLRYAFWQNHAIVDAAIGTFIEYGTTNRDKEKESYAEMWHRWIFEDYYRTYMLPLEKYGVKIHHDDVQEAWKRITEKNYVHKVAQFFAVGWPVNFWRIEAQTDKDFEWFEHKYPGWYAEFGDFWKWYAKLSKPGEKVITFNEETGYVYPHRCWSCLVPCLIREDMVVDEIDGQLHTFAHELDRWTAVEAFSDEYQGRPTPAMGKFSGKREWETVYDGWDLADAIVDLNFVRDDGQTLVPQPHLRFDDKDMWKLEHVRGHTLASPLKALRGMNDADRTAHIAEYQAGFTINPCN encoded by the coding sequence ATGACTTTGACACTAAACAAGATCACGTCCCAGCGTGGGATTTCGGTGGGGGAGGCGACCAAGAAGATCGCCGACCTTGGCTGGAATCCGAGCTACGTTCAGGAAGCCAGCACCTTCCCGACGGATTACAAGATCACCAAGGCACCACGCGATCCAATGAAGCAGGTGCTGCGATCCTACTTCCCCATGGAGGAAGAAAAGGACAACCGCGTTTACGGCGCTCTTGATGCCGCGCTACGTGGCGACATGTTCCGCAATGTCGAGCCGCGCTGGATCGAATGGATGAAGCTGTTCCTTGCGATCATTCCTTTCCCGGAAATATCTGCGGCGCGTTCCATGGCCATGGTGGCCCGACTGGCACCTGGCGAAGAGCTGCGTACCGGCTTTACCATGCAGATGGTCGACGAGTTCCGCCATTCCACGATTCAGATGAACCTGAAGAAGTGGTATATGGAAAACTACATCGATCCTGCTGGTTTCGACATCACCGAAGAAGCCTTCGGCAAATGTTATGCCACCACCATCGGTCGTCAGTTCGGCGAGGGTTTCATCACCGGCGATACCATGACCGCCGCCTGCATGTACCTGACCGTGGTCGCGGAGACTGCATTCACCAATACGCTTTTTGTGGCCATGCCATCCGAGGCCGCCCGTAATGGTGATTATGCGCTTCCTACCGTGTTCCTGTCTGTGCAGTCCGACGAGAGCCGCCACATCGGCAACGGCCATTCGCTTTTGATGGCCGCATTGAAAGAGCCGGAGAACCACCTGCTGCTCGAGCGTGACCTGCGTTATGCGTTCTGGCAGAACCACGCCATCGTGGACGCCGCCATCGGCACGTTCATCGAATACGGCACTACGAACCGCGACAAGGAAAAGGAATCCTATGCGGAGATGTGGCACCGGTGGATCTTCGAAGACTACTACCGGACCTACATGCTGCCGCTCGAGAAATACGGCGTGAAAATCCATCACGACGATGTGCAGGAAGCCTGGAAGCGGATCACTGAGAAGAACTACGTGCACAAGGTCGCACAGTTCTTCGCCGTTGGCTGGCCCGTCAACTTCTGGCGGATCGAGGCGCAGACCGACAAGGACTTCGAGTGGTTCGAGCACAAGTATCCGGGCTGGTATGCCGAGTTCGGCGATTTCTGGAAATGGTATGCCAAGCTCAGCAAGCCCGGCGAGAAGGTCATCACCTTCAACGAAGAGACGGGCTATGTCTATCCGCATCGCTGCTGGTCTTGCCTGGTTCCGTGCCTCATCCGTGAGGATATGGTCGTCGACGAGATCGACGGGCAGCTTCACACATTCGCTCATGAACTGGATCGCTGGACTGCTGTGGAGGCCTTCTCTGACGAGTATCAAGGACGTCCGACACCTGCGATGGGCAAGTTCTCGGGTAAGCGCGAGTGGGAAACAGTCTATGATGGCTGGGACCTGGCCGATGCAATCGTCGATCTCAACTTTGTGCGCGACGATGGCCAGACTCTGGTGCCACAACCACATCTGCGTTTCGACGACAAGGATATGTGGAAGCTTGAGCATGTGCGCGGCCACACGCTGGCGTCACCGCTGAAAGCTCTGCGCGGCATGAATGACGCGGATCGCACGGCACATATCGCCGAGTATCAGGCTGGTTTCACCATCAACCCCTGTAACTGA
- a CDS encoding GNAT family N-acetyltransferase — MDEFPEILEQDGLRLRPPTQSDLPAIASQINDDRVAPWLATVTRPFDDAAARALLDHGRHPGEHLRLIERNGTRVGGVCLGRGLWFWLAPAFWGNSIMHRALTLAIGTRFQQPAPPLIATCHDENSASRALLARLGFARSPTGRRMFFHGKQSSEPCHDHLLTPEQWHLLHPPIIVVGRTRLRPARQVDAATLALMLPQARDGRGLWPEAEGLPTFIETHRFRGPRQGLFMVEDDTLRSVGMALIQRPKPALRFLDDTEQARHRADAEAALAIFRAA; from the coding sequence ATGGACGAATTTCCCGAAATTCTGGAACAGGACGGGCTCAGGTTACGCCCGCCGACTCAGTCCGATCTTCCCGCAATTGCATCCCAGATCAACGATGATCGCGTCGCGCCATGGCTCGCAACGGTCACCCGGCCATTCGATGACGCTGCGGCGCGTGCACTGCTCGATCATGGCCGCCATCCGGGCGAGCATCTGCGGCTGATCGAACGGAACGGAACGCGCGTTGGAGGGGTCTGCTTGGGGCGTGGATTATGGTTTTGGCTAGCACCCGCCTTTTGGGGCAACAGTATCATGCACCGGGCTCTGACGCTGGCAATCGGGACGCGCTTTCAGCAGCCTGCGCCGCCGCTGATTGCAACCTGCCATGACGAAAACTCCGCCTCGCGCGCGCTGCTGGCCCGGCTTGGTTTCGCGCGCAGTCCCACGGGACGGCGCATGTTCTTTCATGGTAAACAGTCATCCGAACCCTGCCACGACCACCTTCTGACACCCGAGCAATGGCACCTGCTGCACCCGCCGATCATCGTTGTCGGCCGGACAAGGTTGCGCCCTGCGCGACAGGTGGACGCGGCGACGCTCGCCCTTATGTTGCCGCAGGCCCGCGACGGGCGCGGACTTTGGCCCGAGGCCGAAGGCCTGCCCACCTTCATCGAGACCCACCGTTTTCGCGGTCCGCGACAGGGGCTCTTCATGGTCGAAGACGACACCCTGCGGAGCGTCGGTATGGCGTTAATACAGCGACCCAAGCCCGCGCTGCGTTTTCTCGACGATACCGAGCAGGCTCGCCACCGGGCAGACGCGGAGGCCGCGCTGGCAATCTTTCGCGCTGCCTGA
- a CDS encoding helix-turn-helix domain-containing protein, with protein sequence MRDNRELLHARAALESGDAIDHSATPENIAHSWQRCREMGLDPGAMPEDAVVSSEALRTILQDRQRFIHLVRPELELLSTQIAGTNFMCAFADENGVVLDTIMDAEFSDSDCARSVVTGSVWSEDVRGTNALGLALSTGRTSMVTGAEHYFGCHSAVACVATPIRGSDGRIVGLLDASSELAERQYHTRALINLAATNIENRLFAQAHWRDIILQFHPRDEYLATQSAGLIAFDEAGRITGANRNAIQFLSPQEDEVAERFDALFRGDFGTNLRTLEEVGTTRLWDRLGSAFFARLHPESPQRPGRTTRAFSGGRRVESPLARRTELREHRFVFDDEMARECRRVAISAATLGQPICLRGAAGTGKTALAEAVHHHLNSDAPLIVLDCRDLRGARHDRVLEDILAQAPDALTGSGGTLVLEAMSAIPKEADAYLDRLLSTLRDAPTAQPWCIVATQRTRPNEIGGQVVAQASETFLAVDLPLLADRTDFDKIARSLLTAISPQHKLSKKALKALSEMDRPANLRDLRHHLRLLAASFPSGVLRDVQLDRVFPSLQRQTKACGRCNDAPIRRRRCIGIRQTVSACQGNVALASRRLGVSRNTVYAHLKD encoded by the coding sequence ATGCGCGACAACAGGGAATTGTTACACGCACGCGCAGCGCTGGAATCCGGTGACGCAATTGACCATTCTGCAACGCCAGAAAATATCGCGCACAGTTGGCAGAGGTGTCGTGAGATGGGCCTCGACCCGGGTGCAATGCCAGAGGACGCAGTGGTCAGCTCAGAGGCGTTGCGAACGATCCTGCAGGACAGACAACGGTTCATCCATCTGGTGCGGCCCGAGCTTGAATTGCTAAGCACCCAGATCGCCGGGACAAATTTCATGTGTGCCTTTGCCGACGAGAATGGCGTTGTGCTGGACACGATCATGGATGCGGAGTTTTCTGACAGCGATTGCGCGCGCAGTGTCGTAACAGGATCGGTCTGGAGCGAGGATGTACGCGGTACAAACGCGTTGGGACTGGCGCTAAGCACAGGGCGAACAAGCATGGTTACAGGAGCAGAGCACTATTTCGGGTGCCATAGCGCCGTGGCCTGCGTGGCGACCCCGATCCGTGGCTCGGACGGACGCATCGTCGGCCTTCTGGACGCGTCTTCGGAATTGGCAGAGCGGCAATACCACACGCGTGCGCTTATCAATCTGGCAGCGACGAATATAGAGAACAGGCTGTTTGCGCAGGCGCACTGGCGTGACATCATCTTGCAGTTTCATCCGCGCGATGAATATCTCGCAACGCAGAGCGCAGGATTGATCGCATTTGACGAGGCCGGGCGTATCACCGGAGCGAACCGCAATGCCATTCAGTTTCTGTCGCCACAGGAAGACGAAGTTGCCGAACGGTTCGATGCGCTTTTTCGCGGCGATTTCGGGACGAACCTGCGAACCCTGGAAGAGGTTGGAACGACGCGGTTGTGGGACAGGCTGGGTTCGGCGTTTTTCGCACGACTGCATCCGGAGTCGCCACAACGGCCGGGCCGCACTACGCGTGCCTTTAGTGGTGGGAGGCGGGTCGAGTCGCCTCTGGCGCGACGAACTGAGTTGCGCGAGCACAGGTTTGTTTTTGATGATGAGATGGCGCGGGAATGTCGGCGAGTGGCGATCAGCGCTGCGACGCTTGGGCAGCCGATTTGCCTGCGCGGGGCTGCGGGCACGGGCAAGACGGCGCTTGCGGAGGCAGTGCACCACCATCTGAATTCCGACGCGCCGCTTATCGTTCTCGATTGCCGAGACCTGCGTGGCGCGCGCCATGATCGGGTTCTGGAGGACATATTGGCACAAGCGCCGGATGCATTGACGGGCAGCGGTGGCACGCTTGTACTGGAGGCGATGTCGGCTATTCCAAAGGAGGCAGACGCATATCTGGACCGTCTGCTGAGCACCCTGCGGGATGCCCCGACGGCTCAACCGTGGTGCATCGTGGCAACGCAGCGCACGCGGCCGAATGAGATTGGCGGGCAGGTGGTAGCACAAGCGAGCGAGACGTTCCTGGCGGTCGACCTGCCGCTGTTGGCGGACCGCACGGATTTTGATAAGATCGCAAGGAGCCTCCTTACAGCGATATCACCTCAGCACAAGCTGTCCAAGAAAGCCCTGAAGGCACTATCCGAAATGGACCGGCCGGCCAACCTGCGCGACCTGAGGCATCATCTGCGACTGCTGGCAGCCAGCTTTCCAAGCGGTGTGCTGCGCGATGTGCAGTTGGATCGGGTGTTCCCCTCTCTGCAACGTCAGACAAAAGCATGCGGACGCTGCAACGACGCACCGATCCGCCGCCGGCGCTGTATCGGGATCCGGCAAACTGTCAGCGCATGTCAGGGAAATGTGGCGCTTGCGTCACGGCGTCTCGGCGTGTCACGCAACACGGTTTATGCACATCTCAAGGACTGA
- a CDS encoding amidohydrolase family protein, with product MYKTPDGKEIFVLDGHTHFWDGSPENQANVHGKQFIDCFYAYHTNLSPEEQLWEKSKFEKYSEDDIYRDLFIDGPDDMAIIQSTYLSDFYKNGFSSIERSNAMAERHPERFIVNGTFDPRDGEKALEYIHYMKETFDIKGVKMYTAEWNGDSKGWALNDPAAYKCFELCDKLGIHNIHVHKGPTIIPLSKDAFDVHDVDYAATDFQNLNWIIEHCGLPRLDDFCWIATQETNVYAGLAVALPFIHARPRYFGEVIAELLFWIGDEKILFGSDYAIWTPQWQVEKLWNFQIPDDIAQERGVQLTDETKEKILGLNAARLYGVDVAQKKAELAGAPVQIAAE from the coding sequence ATGTACAAGACACCCGATGGAAAAGAGATTTTCGTTCTCGACGGCCACACGCATTTTTGGGATGGAAGCCCGGAGAACCAGGCCAACGTACATGGCAAGCAGTTCATCGACTGCTTTTATGCCTACCACACCAATCTTAGCCCCGAGGAACAACTCTGGGAAAAATCCAAGTTCGAGAAGTATTCCGAAGACGATATCTATCGTGATCTGTTCATCGACGGACCGGACGACATGGCGATCATCCAGTCGACCTATCTGAGCGATTTTTACAAGAATGGTTTTTCGTCGATCGAGCGCAGCAATGCTATGGCGGAACGCCATCCGGAACGCTTCATCGTCAACGGCACGTTCGATCCGCGCGACGGCGAGAAGGCGTTGGAGTACATCCATTACATGAAAGAAACCTTTGATATCAAAGGCGTGAAGATGTACACGGCCGAGTGGAATGGCGATAGCAAGGGCTGGGCGCTGAACGATCCGGCAGCCTACAAGTGCTTTGAGCTCTGCGACAAGCTGGGCATCCACAATATTCATGTTCATAAGGGCCCGACGATCATTCCGTTGTCGAAAGACGCGTTTGATGTGCATGACGTTGACTATGCGGCCACTGACTTCCAGAACCTCAACTGGATCATTGAGCATTGCGGGTTACCGCGACTGGACGATTTCTGCTGGATCGCGACGCAGGAAACCAACGTCTATGCCGGTCTCGCGGTGGCGCTGCCCTTCATTCATGCCCGCCCACGATATTTCGGCGAAGTGATCGCGGAACTGCTATTCTGGATCGGTGACGAGAAGATCCTGTTCGGCTCGGATTACGCGATCTGGACGCCGCAATGGCAGGTGGAAAAGCTGTGGAACTTCCAAATCCCCGACGACATCGCCCAAGAGCGCGGTGTGCAATTGACCGACGAAACCAAGGAGAAGATTCTCGGGCTCAATGCGGCAAGGCTTTATGGCGTCGATGTCGCGCAAAAGAAGGCCGAATTGGCCGGCGCACCTGTGCAAATCGCGGCGGAGTGA
- a CDS encoding MFS transporter, producing MQLLVGPLADQRGRKPTLTSGLAVFLARTFLCSVASDDTAWLAGRIIQGPGTAAGIVVSRATIRDSFDGAEPAKILAAVTIVFALVSGQNPLLGGIINQSLVWRATFWITGALGLPRLAIVVPWLPETLATQRRVSPASEIAGYSAAADCLTSTLDATKPFCSNERGSNKRRSKRDARITANTPHNQSNKMSHTLTQFRRPWF from the coding sequence ATGCAGCTTCTGGTTGGGCCGCTGGCGGATCAGCGCGGGCGCAAGCCGACACTAACGAGCGGATTGGCGGTTTTTCTGGCAAGAACTTTTCTATGCAGCGTGGCATCCGATGACACCGCATGGTTGGCTGGCCGGATTATCCAAGGGCCCGGGACCGCTGCAGGCATCGTCGTGTCCCGCGCGACGATCCGAGATAGTTTTGACGGAGCAGAACCTGCAAAGATACTGGCCGCCGTCACAATCGTGTTTGCGCTCGTGTCCGGCCAAAACCCGCTTCTTGGCGGAATTATCAACCAAAGTCTGGTGTGGCGAGCTACGTTCTGGATCACGGGAGCGCTTGGGCTGCCGCGCCTTGCCATTGTTGTGCCGTGGTTGCCCGAAACTCTTGCAACACAGCGCAGAGTGTCACCTGCCTCGGAGATCGCAGGATACAGCGCAGCGGCAGACTGTCTGACGTCTACTTTGGACGCGACAAAACCATTCTGCAGCAACGAGAGAGGATCAAACAAAAGGCGCTCGAAACGCGATGCTCGCATCACCGCAAACACACCGCATAATCAATCAAACAAGATGAGCCACACTCTCACTCAGTTTAGGCGCCCTTGGTTCTAA
- a CDS encoding 2Fe-2S iron-sulfur cluster binding domain-containing protein, translating into MSDTYQVRLEPVGVEFEVEEDETVLDAAFRQGIALPHGCKEGQCSACKCIQLDGETELLKYSTFALSDSEKDSGHILMCRTLAYSDLEIELLNYDEEVLSKSIPIKQYSGKIVDFEKLTHDIRGVQIELDAPLKFWAGQYVDITVKTEAGEEITRSFSMANPPSETQKLGFIIKKYPEGRFSNQLDDGGIKAGADVRVEGPYGMCFRREEREGPVILVGAGSGMSPVWSILNDQVACGEERPIHFFYGARTQDDLFKLDEIAALTKAHPYVEFIPVLSHADDDAGWTGARGFVHEYVDTHLKELGIDGDGDVYACGPPPMIDALTPVLFMHDFDTDRIFFDKFTPTSGSSSH; encoded by the coding sequence ATGAGCGACACTTACCAGGTTCGATTGGAACCGGTTGGCGTGGAATTCGAGGTCGAAGAGGATGAAACCGTTCTCGACGCTGCGTTCAGACAGGGCATCGCGCTACCCCACGGCTGCAAGGAGGGGCAATGCTCGGCCTGCAAGTGCATTCAGCTCGACGGTGAGACTGAGTTACTGAAATATTCCACTTTCGCCTTGAGCGACTCCGAGAAGGACAGCGGGCACATCCTGATGTGTCGTACACTGGCCTACAGCGATCTCGAAATCGAGCTGCTGAACTACGACGAGGAAGTGCTCTCCAAGTCGATCCCGATCAAGCAGTATTCGGGCAAGATCGTCGACTTCGAAAAACTCACTCACGACATTCGCGGCGTGCAGATCGAGCTGGACGCGCCTTTGAAATTCTGGGCGGGCCAATATGTCGACATCACGGTCAAAACAGAAGCGGGGGAGGAGATTACACGCTCGTTCTCCATGGCAAATCCGCCGAGCGAAACCCAGAAACTCGGGTTCATCATCAAGAAATACCCCGAAGGACGGTTCTCCAACCAGCTCGACGACGGAGGCATCAAAGCCGGAGCAGACGTCCGGGTCGAAGGGCCCTACGGGATGTGTTTCCGACGCGAAGAACGGGAAGGACCCGTGATCCTCGTCGGTGCGGGATCTGGTATGTCTCCGGTCTGGTCGATCCTGAATGATCAGGTGGCCTGCGGCGAGGAACGCCCGATCCACTTCTTCTATGGTGCGCGCACGCAGGACGATCTCTTCAAACTCGATGAGATCGCGGCGCTCACGAAGGCCCATCCCTACGTGGAGTTCATACCCGTCCTGAGCCATGCCGATGACGATGCAGGTTGGACTGGCGCGCGCGGCTTTGTGCACGAATACGTCGACACGCATCTCAAGGAACTGGGCATCGACGGCGATGGAGATGTCTACGCCTGCGGCCCGCCGCCCATGATCGACGCGCTGACTCCAGTGCTGTTCATGCACGACTTCGATACGGACAGAATCTTTTTTGACAAATTCACGCCCACTTCCGGTTCTTCGAGCCACTGA
- a CDS encoding MmoB/DmpM family protein has product MKDIDLSSREVSHQCGVTMNDSVEARAIAEFMGQDPKVTVTYNPATIRVDGEGKLIFKMDEITEYLGREMTAETFEVNTSTHYGRMVRVDDNTVILFGDMNEVMEFI; this is encoded by the coding sequence ATGAAGGACATCGATCTGAGCTCGCGCGAGGTTTCGCATCAATGCGGCGTCACCATGAACGATTCCGTCGAGGCCCGCGCCATCGCCGAATTCATGGGGCAGGATCCGAAAGTCACGGTGACCTACAACCCTGCGACCATCCGTGTCGACGGCGAGGGCAAGCTGATCTTCAAGATGGACGAGATCACTGAATATCTTGGGCGCGAAATGACCGCCGAGACCTTCGAGGTCAACACCTCCACCCACTACGGGCGCATGGTCCGGGTTGATGACAACACCGTCATCCTCTTTGGCGACATGAACGAAGTGATGGAATTCATCTGA
- a CDS encoding RNA polymerase subunit sigma-54: protein MPLGLSLRPLQTQSFRLGRVVSMLKMSSGEIDDAIAETARQNPMLILNRRPPGASSATDVLEMNAVEEPGSLFSHVLRDLSGLIAQGGLMEQLILALIDDLEPSGWLGRSTEEIAEALELSEELVDAALRVVQKRVEPAGLFARNLQDCLRLQLEDQDALDDSLTCLLDHLPKLETGGIAALVAATGLGEPQVQDGLATLRRLDPKPGSAFATDATLMRAPDVRLTASGDGWDIEFLSSLQADVRIARLPGGLQNAATRAALAEARALKQALDIRGSALDQVVRDVVKRQSEYFRVGPEALVPMTMSEIAHRTGFHLSTISRVLSGLLIEGPNGIVSARRLFTGSASAQAPQSKPMVQARIGALLAKEDPTRPLTDRRLTALLQSEGILVSRRVVSTYRQEIGFLAAPKRKLRA, encoded by the coding sequence ATGCCGCTAGGGTTGTCCCTGCGTCCGCTACAAACGCAATCCTTCCGGTTGGGTCGAGTCGTGAGCATGCTGAAGATGTCGTCTGGGGAGATAGACGACGCGATCGCAGAAACCGCGCGCCAAAATCCGATGTTGATCCTGAACCGGCGGCCACCGGGGGCCTCAAGCGCGACCGATGTGTTGGAAATGAACGCAGTAGAAGAACCCGGCAGCCTGTTCAGCCACGTATTGCGTGATCTCTCTGGGCTGATTGCGCAAGGTGGGCTGATGGAACAACTGATCCTCGCGCTGATCGATGATCTGGAGCCGTCAGGCTGGCTAGGCCGCTCGACCGAAGAGATCGCCGAGGCGCTGGAACTGTCTGAAGAGTTGGTCGATGCCGCGTTGCGGGTCGTGCAGAAACGCGTCGAACCGGCAGGGCTGTTTGCGCGCAATCTGCAGGACTGCCTGCGCTTGCAGTTAGAGGATCAGGACGCACTGGACGACTCGTTGACCTGCCTTTTGGATCACCTGCCGAAACTGGAAACCGGCGGGATCGCGGCACTGGTCGCGGCCACCGGACTTGGTGAACCACAAGTTCAGGACGGTCTTGCCACTCTGCGACGACTCGACCCGAAGCCTGGCAGCGCTTTTGCTACTGATGCCACCTTGATGCGTGCGCCTGATGTGCGCCTTACGGCTTCCGGCGATGGCTGGGACATCGAATTCCTGTCCTCTTTGCAGGCGGATGTGCGCATTGCAAGGCTTCCGGGTGGCTTGCAAAACGCCGCCACACGCGCAGCGTTGGCAGAGGCACGCGCATTGAAACAGGCGTTGGATATCCGCGGTTCTGCTTTGGACCAGGTTGTGCGCGACGTGGTCAAACGCCAATCGGAATACTTCCGCGTCGGGCCGGAGGCGTTGGTGCCGATGACCATGTCCGAGATCGCGCATAGAACCGGCTTTCATCTCAGCACCATTAGCCGGGTGTTGAGCGGGCTTTTGATTGAGGGGCCAAACGGCATCGTTTCCGCGCGCAGGCTTTTTACCGGATCGGCGTCAGCGCAGGCGCCGCAATCCAAACCGATGGTTCAGGCGCGCATTGGTGCTTTGCTGGCCAAGGAAGATCCAACGCGGCCGCTGACGGATCGGCGACTGACGGCACTCTTGCAAAGTGAGGGCATTTTGGTGTCGCGCCGGGTCGTTTCCACCTACCGACAGGAGATTGGCTTTTTGGCAGCGCCAAAGCGCAAACTACGCGCCTGA
- a CDS encoding TetR/AcrR family transcriptional regulator, which produces MSEAEKQKSHARIINAAARLFRNEGVGATSISDVMQAAGLTHGGFYRHFPSKEALIEAAFSKAVDDLLAEWETAETEHQKEQAREDYLSRYLSLGHAQNAGSGCPVATMGAELATHGKTTKAETSKAIERTSRVLDPRGNVATDQGIATMATLVGTITLARLANSEDEAEKIIEAGKQGVQHMLENWA; this is translated from the coding sequence ATGTCAGAAGCCGAAAAACAAAAGAGCCATGCACGGATAATAAATGCCGCGGCACGCCTCTTTCGGAATGAAGGTGTGGGCGCGACGAGTATTTCCGACGTGATGCAGGCCGCAGGCCTAACGCATGGCGGCTTTTATCGTCACTTCCCGTCCAAGGAGGCGTTGATAGAGGCCGCATTCAGCAAGGCCGTTGATGACCTGCTCGCCGAGTGGGAAACCGCTGAAACCGAACACCAAAAAGAACAAGCGAGAGAAGACTACCTCTCGCGCTACCTATCCTTGGGCCACGCCCAGAACGCCGGAAGCGGGTGCCCAGTTGCAACTATGGGCGCGGAGCTTGCCACCCATGGAAAGACGACCAAGGCAGAGACGTCAAAAGCAATTGAGCGTACGTCCCGTGTACTTGATCCGAGGGGCAATGTGGCAACAGATCAAGGCATAGCAACGATGGCTACGCTGGTCGGCACTATCACTCTGGCCCGCCTCGCGAACTCTGAGGATGAGGCTGAAAAGATCATTGAGGCAGGCAAGCAAGGCGTCCAGCACATGCTTGAGAATTGGGCGTAG